One window of Saprospiraceae bacterium genomic DNA carries:
- the fabD gene encoding ACP S-malonyltransferase, with amino-acid sequence MSLETKTAFIFPGQASQFQGMGKDLYETHKAARKLFDEANSILGYKITDVMFEGTEEELKETKITQPSVFLHSVIKAIVLGEHIPFKAVAGHSLGEFSALVAAKVIDFKTALELVQLRAFAMQKACETNPGTMAAIVGVEDSKIEEICKAMSEHIVVAANYNCPGQLVISGSIAGISAIEKNMIEAGAKRFILLAVGGAFHSPLMEPARVELAEAIEKLHFNDAHVPIYQNVDALPYLESDKIKKNLILQLTSPVRWTQTMNHMIADGIQNFYEVGGNGTVLSGFLKRINRELPISSL; translated from the coding sequence ATGAGTTTAGAAACAAAAACTGCATTTATTTTTCCGGGACAAGCCAGTCAGTTTCAAGGCATGGGAAAAGATCTTTATGAGACACATAAAGCTGCGCGGAAATTATTTGATGAAGCAAACAGCATTCTGGGATATAAAATTACCGATGTAATGTTTGAAGGAACGGAAGAAGAACTTAAGGAGACAAAAATTACACAGCCGTCTGTTTTTTTACATTCAGTAATTAAGGCCATTGTTCTGGGAGAGCATATACCATTCAAAGCAGTTGCGGGCCATTCTTTAGGAGAATTTTCTGCCCTGGTAGCCGCAAAGGTGATTGATTTTAAAACAGCTTTGGAGTTGGTACAATTGCGTGCATTTGCCATGCAGAAAGCCTGTGAAACCAATCCGGGTACCATGGCTGCTATTGTCGGAGTAGAGGATTCAAAAATAGAAGAAATTTGCAAAGCAATGTCTGAACACATTGTCGTTGCTGCAAATTATAATTGTCCGGGCCAATTGGTCATTTCTGGAAGTATTGCAGGCATTTCGGCTATTGAAAAAAATATGATTGAAGCGGGTGCGAAGCGGTTTATTCTATTAGCAGTTGGTGGAGCTTTTCACAGTCCGTTAATGGAACCGGCTCGTGTTGAATTAGCAGAAGCCATTGAAAAATTGCATTTTAATGATGCGCACGTACCGATTTATCAGAATGTTGATGCACTTCCGTATCTGGAATCAGATAAAATCAAGAAAAATCTAATTCTTCAATTAACCTCACCGGTTCGTTGGACTCAAACCATGAATCACATGATAGCAGATGGGATCCAAAATTTTTATGAGGTTGGTGGCAATGGCACGGTGTTGAGTGGATTTTTAAAACGAATCAATCGGGAATTACCTATCAGCAGTTTGTAA
- a CDS encoding YqgE/AlgH family protein yields MNHRIESRSVETGKLLIAEPFMLDPHFKRSVVLLADHDKDEGTVGFILNRKTGLKLNELTEDFGEFEADVFYGGPVDNNSMYFIHTAGNILDNSLEICPGIYWSGDYDKLKILIECKLITTVSIRFYIGYSGWSAGQLEEEMKDPAWIVSDMDPNYLYKSNPEQLWKEILDQMGYHFSAIGRLEGDELMN; encoded by the coding sequence ATGAATCATCGAATTGAATCCCGGTCTGTTGAAACTGGTAAACTGTTAATTGCAGAACCCTTTATGTTGGATCCCCATTTCAAGCGATCCGTAGTTTTGCTAGCTGACCATGATAAAGATGAGGGAACTGTTGGTTTTATTCTCAATCGAAAAACAGGTTTAAAATTAAATGAACTAACTGAAGATTTTGGAGAATTTGAAGCAGACGTTTTTTACGGTGGACCTGTTGACAATAACAGTATGTATTTTATACATACCGCAGGAAACATTCTTGACAATTCACTAGAAATATGTCCCGGTATTTATTGGAGTGGAGATTATGATAAGTTAAAAATTTTAATTGAATGTAAATTAATTACAACAGTAAGCATTCGATTTTATATTGGATATAGTGGGTGGTCAGCCGGGCAATTGGAAGAAGAAATGAAAGATCCAGCATGGATCGTGTCTGATATGGACCCAAATTATTTGTATAAATCAAATCCAGAACAACTCTGGAAAGAAATATTGGATCAAATGGGCTATCATTTTAGCGCCATTGGTCGATTGGAAGGTGATGAATTAATGAATTAA
- a CDS encoding response regulator transcription factor, which yields MIKTLIVDDEPLAVEILETYVNQIPQLELIGKCYNALDANRILNQQTIDLLLVDVQMPQMNGIELIKSLLHPPKFIFTTAYPEFAVEGFELNAVDYLLKPIDFNRFLKAINKIPQLNNPEEKPDSKPYDKQDFIFVKSDKKLIKLNYDDILYFEGLKDYVIIYTDQTRIITLQTMKSLEEKLPDHSFIRVHRSYIVNIHKIDAIHSNDVDIYVKGQVKEIPIGSNYSDNVNRMINLKKI from the coding sequence ATGATAAAGACCTTGATCGTAGATGACGAACCCCTTGCAGTAGAAATACTTGAAACGTATGTCAATCAGATCCCACAATTGGAATTAATTGGCAAATGCTACAATGCTTTAGACGCGAACCGAATATTAAACCAACAAACTATAGACCTGTTACTGGTTGATGTACAAATGCCTCAAATGAATGGCATCGAGCTTATTAAAAGTTTGTTACATCCTCCTAAATTTATTTTTACAACCGCCTATCCTGAATTTGCAGTCGAAGGATTCGAACTCAATGCAGTTGATTATTTACTAAAACCGATTGATTTTAATCGCTTTCTAAAGGCCATCAATAAAATTCCTCAACTCAATAATCCTGAAGAAAAACCAGATTCAAAACCGTACGATAAACAAGATTTCATCTTTGTAAAATCTGATAAAAAACTCATAAAATTAAATTATGATGACATCCTGTATTTTGAAGGATTAAAAGACTATGTGATCATTTATACGGATCAAACGAGAATCATCACCTTGCAAACCATGAAATCACTGGAAGAAAAATTACCCGACCACAGCTTCATCCGGGTTCACCGGTCTTATATTGTCAATATCCATAAAATAGATGCAATTCATTCAAACGATGTGGACATTTATGTAAAAGGACAAGTAAAAGAAATACCAATAGGCAGCAATTATTCTGACAATGTAAATCGCATGATAAATCTTAAGAAGATTTAA
- a CDS encoding T9SS type A sorting domain-containing protein, giving the protein MTKNRTYTILILFLLSFAIKAQEVDGPYLVFKLLRNSSVSYLPNTYQKDRVVQDSTKHGLISLLGTKSDPEVKYEAYTGFIGRDTAVTKYKDYYGRIKYLSFVFIVSNSTIDLVSDAYVAYKNDGNQDVYPLANDISSIGSPATDYLRITAITASSRLIASRPDPFTIRFKPITDSVGVGYISYTVCDTFNTCNESSIVVTVVDTNNLNSDTLLLGTPKATLKLVSFPLPGFSITTQPKKGTLDIVNAQVVSYKPYSSFVGNDTFVLTKANLHRTVIMEVYNLKTPSKITVDDVVFTPKDTAVTFNVALNDITDDYPFLISQRPSRGTLDSLNTKGDFKYTPEPGYEGVQTFIYKVCPQGLCEYGEVKLFVGNWQPDTRTDYHFNTFKNVPLVFSYSIPIDAYNFKISPQDSTFVKYYPGYDTVALEYTISPTTTCRDTVSGYNLLIYFPPRNYAGNDNIQLSYCIPNTNQCVEVQCAIEIKDIYQGERNKCEYQCAGDCVWPGDVNLDGEVSMKDFLQVGYHLGMNGSTRPTGAPTEFRAIQSSDWNGLMPSSDVNYKHADTDGNGLVNCSDTVSISGFYKKQHSLVAKPIYDRGDFPFKLKLLNPGVQIGQRAFFEVQLGDASNPVINLGGYSYDLDYNVDVVDEASLRVDFYEQGWATLNSALMHMYKKPWNGRLESGFVRSNGKKVSGRGGVEVLSFIVEDDLNGFRKDHDIYHIPFYISNILVLNSDGNYVKLDDHIAYLDITKNTNQHVLNPNDLVVYPNPATDYLNMHLNGSNELKSVTVFSLDGTMLKNIQLVDKKHQLLDLQELQNGLYLLKVETNLGPITKKIEIIR; this is encoded by the coding sequence ATGACAAAAAACAGGACTTACACAATTCTGATTTTGTTTTTATTGTCTTTTGCAATAAAAGCGCAAGAGGTTGATGGGCCTTATTTAGTGTTTAAACTACTAAGAAACAGCTCTGTAAGTTACCTTCCCAATACCTACCAAAAAGACCGGGTTGTTCAGGATTCCACCAAACATGGTTTAATTTCTTTATTGGGCACCAAAAGTGACCCGGAAGTTAAGTATGAAGCCTATACAGGCTTTATAGGTCGGGATACAGCAGTTACCAAATATAAGGATTACTATGGCCGGATTAAGTATTTGAGTTTTGTGTTTATCGTAAGCAATTCAACCATAGACTTAGTATCTGATGCGTATGTTGCTTATAAAAATGATGGCAATCAGGATGTGTATCCATTGGCGAATGACATCAGTTCGATTGGTTCACCAGCAACTGATTATTTGAGAATAACTGCAATCACAGCATCCAGCCGATTGATTGCTTCCAGACCGGACCCATTTACCATTCGTTTTAAACCCATAACAGATTCCGTTGGAGTTGGCTATATCAGTTATACAGTCTGTGATACCTTTAATACCTGCAATGAAAGCAGCATTGTAGTTACCGTTGTTGATACTAATAATTTAAACAGTGACACCTTGTTGTTGGGTACTCCAAAAGCAACACTTAAATTAGTTTCTTTTCCGCTACCTGGTTTTTCTATAACTACTCAGCCTAAAAAAGGCACACTAGATATCGTTAATGCTCAAGTAGTTTCATATAAACCCTATTCAAGTTTTGTGGGCAACGATACCTTCGTTTTAACAAAGGCTAATTTGCACCGCACCGTGATTATGGAGGTCTATAACCTCAAAACGCCCAGCAAGATTACCGTTGATGACGTTGTTTTTACTCCAAAAGATACCGCTGTTACATTCAATGTAGCTCTTAATGATATTACAGATGATTATCCATTTTTAATCTCTCAGCGGCCTTCCAGAGGTACTTTAGATTCATTAAATACAAAAGGCGATTTTAAATACACTCCCGAACCAGGCTATGAGGGCGTACAAACATTTATTTACAAAGTGTGTCCACAGGGTTTGTGTGAGTACGGCGAAGTCAAGTTATTTGTTGGTAACTGGCAACCGGATACTCGTACGGATTACCATTTTAATACCTTCAAGAATGTGCCCTTGGTTTTTAGTTATTCCATCCCTATTGATGCCTATAACTTTAAAATCAGTCCACAAGATTCAACTTTTGTAAAATATTATCCCGGCTATGATACGGTAGCTTTGGAATATACCATCAGTCCGACAACTACTTGTAGAGATACGGTTTCGGGTTATAATTTATTGATCTATTTTCCTCCTCGCAATTACGCAGGCAACGACAACATCCAACTCAGCTATTGCATTCCAAATACAAATCAATGCGTTGAAGTTCAGTGTGCTATAGAAATAAAAGACATATATCAGGGGGAGCGAAATAAATGCGAGTACCAATGTGCTGGAGATTGCGTTTGGCCCGGCGATGTGAATTTGGATGGGGAAGTCAGCATGAAGGATTTTCTTCAAGTTGGCTATCACCTGGGTATGAACGGTAGTACCAGACCTACTGGTGCTCCAACAGAATTTAGAGCCATTCAGTCCTCAGATTGGAATGGTTTGATGCCATCTTCTGACGTTAATTACAAGCACGCAGATACCGATGGCAATGGACTGGTAAACTGTTCAGATACCGTTAGCATTTCCGGTTTTTATAAAAAGCAACATTCTCTGGTAGCAAAACCCATTTACGATCGAGGTGATTTTCCATTTAAACTTAAGTTACTCAATCCGGGTGTGCAAATCGGTCAACGGGCATTTTTTGAAGTCCAGTTAGGCGATGCATCCAATCCGGTAATCAATTTAGGAGGCTACTCGTATGATTTAGACTATAATGTAGACGTGGTCGATGAAGCCAGTTTACGGGTTGATTTTTACGAACAGGGATGGGCCACTTTAAACAGTGCCTTGATGCACATGTACAAAAAACCCTGGAACGGACGCCTCGAAAGTGGTTTTGTTCGCTCAAACGGTAAAAAAGTAAGCGGTCGCGGAGGTGTTGAGGTACTTTCATTTATAGTTGAAGATGATTTGAATGGCTTCCGTAAAGATCATGACATTTACCACATCCCATTTTACATTTCCAATATATTAGTGCTCAATTCAGATGGTAATTATGTGAAATTAGATGATCATATTGCATATCTGGATATCACAAAAAATACAAACCAGCATGTTCTTAATCCAAATGATTTGGTAGTCTATCCAAATCCGGCAACTGATTATTTAAATATGCATTTAAATGGCAGCAATGAATTAAAATCTGTAACTGTTTTTTCACTGGACGGAACTATGTTAAAAAATATTCAGCTTGTTGATAAAAAACATCAGCTTTTAGATTTACAGGAATTGCAAAATGGCTTATATTTGCTGAAGGTTGAAACCAATTTAGGACCGATCACTAAAAAGATCGAAATTATCAGATAA
- the folE gene encoding GTP cyclohydrolase I FolE, which yields MVTDLKNHSLKEHYKAILEAIGEDANREGLAKTPERAAKAMEFFTQGYSQDAEAALKSALFKENYSEMVLVKDIELYSLCEHHLLPFFGKAHIAYIPGDCIVGLSKLPRVVDIFSRRLQVQERLTHEILDCIQKTMKPIGAAIVIEARHMCMMMRGVQKQNSITTTSAFTGIFRNVETRSEFLNLIHSKSI from the coding sequence ATCGTGACAGACTTAAAAAATCATAGTTTAAAAGAGCATTACAAAGCAATTTTGGAAGCAATTGGCGAAGACGCTAACAGGGAAGGGCTTGCTAAAACTCCTGAGCGTGCTGCCAAAGCCATGGAATTCTTTACCCAAGGGTATAGCCAGGATGCTGAAGCGGCTTTAAAATCAGCCTTATTTAAAGAAAACTACAGTGAAATGGTCCTTGTTAAAGACATTGAACTGTATAGTTTGTGTGAACACCATTTGTTGCCTTTTTTTGGTAAAGCACACATTGCCTACATTCCAGGGGATTGCATCGTAGGATTGAGTAAATTGCCCAGAGTGGTAGATATTTTTTCCCGAAGATTGCAGGTGCAGGAACGCCTTACACATGAGATTTTAGACTGTATTCAAAAAACAATGAAACCTATTGGTGCGGCTATCGTAATTGAAGCTCGTCACATGTGTATGATGATGCGTGGAGTTCAAAAACAGAATTCCATTACAACCACTTCTGCGTTTACAGGGATCTTTAGAAATGTTGAAACGCGAAGTGAATTTTTAAACTTGATTCATTCAAAATCTATATGA
- a CDS encoding histidine kinase: MNFYSKIYQESGFSKYWTQTIFWLVFYALNFYFSPDEIPLTKALLWSAGNTLIFLIAVTINLKILLPKFMLRQSIFSYLALLIGISLLLTPFITLFNVWIRNDYATHNHNPLVQAHFHFINLVIVTALSSLVRIPLEWLKIQSEKNELVAKNMETELQSLKNQINPHFLFNTLNNLYALTLKKSDLAPQIVLKLSDMMRYMLYECNESEVYLEKEFQYIENYIEIEKIRHISDNQISLHFDQELYTKKLAPLLLIPFVENSFKHGLQASLEKSYIDIQAKLINGSIVFKVTNSKPLPTPGLSLSGKTGGVGLANVKKRLELIYPDRFNLQIDDQADYFSVTLKVKLNEIPYDKDLDRR, encoded by the coding sequence ATGAATTTTTACTCAAAAATCTATCAGGAGTCCGGTTTTTCAAAATACTGGACCCAAACCATCTTTTGGTTGGTGTTTTACGCCTTAAATTTTTATTTCAGCCCGGATGAAATACCGCTTACCAAGGCCTTACTTTGGTCTGCAGGGAATACATTAATCTTTTTGATTGCCGTAACCATAAATCTTAAAATTTTGCTTCCAAAGTTTATGTTGAGACAATCAATTTTTAGCTATTTGGCATTATTAATTGGTATTTCTCTACTATTAACTCCTTTTATCACACTTTTTAATGTCTGGATCCGGAATGATTATGCCACCCATAATCACAACCCCTTAGTTCAAGCACATTTTCATTTTATAAATCTTGTGATTGTAACCGCATTATCTTCATTGGTACGAATTCCATTGGAATGGCTTAAAATTCAAAGTGAAAAAAATGAGCTCGTCGCTAAAAATATGGAAACGGAATTGCAATCACTTAAAAATCAAATCAATCCGCATTTCTTATTTAATACCTTAAACAATTTATACGCACTGACACTTAAAAAATCTGATTTAGCACCTCAGATCGTTTTGAAACTTTCAGACATGATGCGATATATGTTGTATGAATGCAATGAATCTGAAGTTTACCTGGAAAAAGAATTTCAATACATTGAAAATTACATTGAAATTGAAAAAATAAGACACATTTCAGATAATCAGATTTCATTACATTTTGATCAAGAACTCTATACGAAAAAACTTGCTCCCCTTCTATTAATTCCTTTTGTCGAAAACAGCTTTAAACATGGACTACAAGCCAGCTTGGAAAAGTCATACATAGACATTCAGGCAAAATTAATAAATGGCTCTATCGTATTTAAAGTCACAAATTCCAAACCGCTGCCAACACCGGGACTCAGCTTGTCCGGTAAAACGGGTGGTGTTGGTTTGGCCAATGTAAAAAAACGTCTGGAATTGATTTATCCAGATCGATTTAACTTACAGATTGATGATCAAGCCGATTATTTTTCTGTAACACTTAAAGTAAAATTAAATGAAATACCATATGATAAAGACCTTGATCGTAGATGA